The Clostridium botulinum BKT015925 genome includes the window AATGGAATTTCAAGATGGTACTACAGAAAAAAATATTATAGATTATGAGCAACATAAAAAGTGTATTATATTATTTATAAGTTCTTCTTCTCAAAGAATAATTAAAAAAACATTTTATGGAGCTAAAATCAAGAAAAAAATAGAAATATATTATTAATTACAATGACTTAAAAAGAACTTTTAACAGATAAAAAGAGGTGAGCTCATGGCAAAGATTAACCAGAAAATTGATACGATATTAAAGTTTCAATTTGAAATACAAGAAAATAATATTGAAAAAAAGATTAAAAAAGATAGTAATTTAATTTCTAGTTTAACTACTAAGAGGAAAATTAGAAATTATTGTATAGATAAGCTTGGAGTATATTAAAGAGATCTTAATGGAGTTCTTTTTTATTATATAAAAGGAGGTGGCATTGTGAAGCTAACACCAAAACAAAAGGCATTTGCTGATTATTATATACAGTTAGGCAATGCCACAGAAGCAGCAAAGAAAGCTGGATATAAAGGTAAGAATTTAAACAGAGTAGCAAGTGAGAACTTGTCAAAACTAGATATTAAGAATTATATAGATGAAAAAATGAAAGAATTAGAAGATTCAAGAATAGCTAAAGCTGATGAAGTCCTTAAATATCTTACTAGAGTTGTTAGAGGTGAAGAAAAAGAACCTTTAGCAGTTCAAGAGCAAGAACCAG containing:
- a CDS encoding terminase small subunit — encoded protein: MKLTPKQKAFADYYIQLGNATEAAKKAGYKGKNLNRVASENLSKLDIKNYIDEKMKELEDSRIAKADEVLKYLTRVVRGEEKEPLAVQEQEPVIGDDGKKKGYRTVTKVINIGPNIKDRNKAAELLGKRYRLFTEKVEVEGNVGIEIVDDIDE